One segment of Sandaracinaceae bacterium DNA contains the following:
- a CDS encoding YceI family protein, with amino-acid sequence MRTQIRFLMLSAVLALGFSATASAQSREFTIRNDGGSRIQFISDAPLETITGVSSHVTGTVNVNPNDLSSASGTVQVRVASIRTGVDLRDEHLRGDGWLDAQAHPNATFEITRIEGASRLTPNETTRVRIHGRFSIHGVTRDIVANARVRLIPLNDELRAARITGDVIRAQASFRVQLTDYNVSVPLPVRLKVSNEIRVNVTIRAVASNG; translated from the coding sequence ATGCGTACGCAGATTCGCTTCCTGATGCTCTCCGCCGTGCTCGCGCTCGGCTTCAGCGCCACCGCCTCGGCGCAGTCGCGCGAGTTCACCATCCGCAACGACGGCGGCAGCCGCATCCAGTTCATCTCGGACGCGCCGCTCGAGACGATCACCGGCGTCAGCTCGCACGTCACCGGCACGGTCAACGTCAACCCGAACGATCTCTCGAGCGCGAGCGGCACCGTGCAGGTCCGCGTCGCCTCCATCCGCACGGGCGTCGATCTGCGTGACGAGCACCTCCGCGGGGACGGCTGGCTCGACGCGCAGGCGCACCCCAACGCGACGTTCGAGATCACGCGCATCGAGGGCGCCAGCCGCCTGACCCCGAACGAGACCACCCGCGTGCGCATCCACGGCCGCTTCTCCATTCACGGCGTCACCCGCGACATCGTCGCGAACGCCCGCGTCCGGCTCATCCCCCTCAACGACGAGCTCCGCGCGGCCCGCATCACGGGCGACGTCATCCGCGCGCAGGCGAGCTTCCGCGTGCAGCTCACCGACTACAACGTCTCGGTGCCGCTCCCGGTCCGCCTCAAGGTCTCCAACGAGATCCGCGTCAACGTCACGATCCGCGCCGTCGCCAGCAACGGCTGA
- a CDS encoding DNA-binding domain-containing protein, with translation MSELAEIQRAFARMCFDRSPAEADLARLHGDEARWLIYRGMVRSRLFAMMRSGLPRTAELLGDARFDDAVSAYLEAHTPRTRFIREVVHELVTHALPGWEADETLPPHVRDLVRWEDAKWRVGALEEPAVAAVELDFERPAVINPVLETLEVTHRVDRDHLAPETLDEPHLVLVYRKPGATRIFTYVLNDVGARLFRAWSGPGSQADGVRAVLAELGRDKPTQRFLEGMASVLADLVEQKVVLGSPPS, from the coding sequence GTGAGCGAGCTGGCCGAGATCCAGCGCGCCTTCGCGCGCATGTGCTTCGACCGATCGCCCGCGGAGGCCGACCTCGCGCGGCTCCACGGCGACGAGGCGCGCTGGCTGATCTACCGCGGCATGGTCCGCTCGCGGCTCTTCGCGATGATGCGGAGCGGGCTGCCCAGGACGGCCGAGCTGCTCGGCGACGCGCGCTTCGACGACGCGGTGTCCGCCTACCTCGAGGCCCACACGCCGCGCACGCGATTCATCCGCGAGGTCGTGCACGAGCTCGTGACGCACGCCCTCCCCGGCTGGGAAGCGGACGAGACGCTGCCCCCGCACGTGCGAGACCTGGTGCGCTGGGAAGACGCGAAGTGGCGGGTGGGCGCCCTCGAGGAGCCCGCGGTCGCGGCGGTCGAGCTCGACTTCGAGCGGCCGGCCGTGATCAACCCGGTGCTCGAGACGCTCGAGGTCACGCACCGGGTCGACCGGGATCACCTCGCGCCCGAGACCCTCGACGAGCCGCACCTTGTCCTGGTCTATCGCAAGCCCGGCGCGACGCGGATCTTCACCTACGTGCTGAACGACGTCGGCGCGCGCCTCTTCCGCGCCTGGTCCGGGCCGGGGAGCCAGGCGGATGGCGTGCGCGCGGTGCTCGCCGAGCTCGGGCGCGACAAGCCCACGCAGAGGTTCCTCGAGGGCATGGCCTCGGTGCTCGCGGATCTCGTCGAGCAGAAGGTCGTCCTGGGCTCACCGCCCTCGTAA
- a CDS encoding DUF692 domain-containing protein: protein MKTIEGIGLGLRHDLAEALLERRPDEVRWLEIHPENYVARGGLFAQNLERAMESWRLVPHGLSLCLGTVTPFDEPYKRQLAGLLDRIDAPWYSDHLCFADVDGSFLHDLLPLPFSKETVQTVKERVDEVQQAIGRPVAVENISYYADPAPRRGWTEPEFLCEVLDAADCKLLLDVNNIYVNSRNHGFDPRPYIDALPYERVVQMHVAGHFTRKDALIIDTHGEPVCDGVFDLLEYTLERTGPKPVLLERDQNIPPLDELLAEVRQLSEIYERATAAHESSDPKSRDAAE, encoded by the coding sequence ATGAAGACGATCGAAGGCATCGGGCTCGGCCTGCGGCACGACCTGGCGGAGGCGCTCCTCGAGCGCCGCCCCGACGAGGTGCGCTGGCTCGAGATCCACCCCGAGAACTACGTCGCGCGCGGGGGGCTCTTCGCCCAGAACCTGGAGCGCGCGATGGAGTCGTGGCGGCTGGTGCCGCACGGCCTCTCGCTCTGCCTCGGCACGGTCACGCCCTTCGACGAGCCGTACAAGCGGCAGCTCGCCGGCCTCCTCGATCGCATCGACGCGCCCTGGTACAGCGACCACCTCTGCTTCGCGGACGTGGACGGGAGCTTCCTCCACGACCTCCTCCCGCTGCCCTTCTCCAAGGAGACGGTGCAGACGGTGAAGGAGCGCGTCGACGAGGTGCAGCAGGCCATCGGCCGCCCCGTCGCGGTGGAGAACATCAGCTACTACGCGGACCCGGCGCCGCGCCGCGGCTGGACCGAGCCGGAGTTCCTCTGTGAGGTGCTCGACGCGGCCGACTGCAAGCTGCTCCTCGACGTGAACAACATCTACGTCAACAGCCGGAACCACGGCTTCGACCCGCGCCCCTACATCGACGCCCTGCCCTACGAGCGCGTGGTCCAGATGCACGTGGCCGGGCACTTCACGCGCAAGGACGCGCTTATCATCGACACGCACGGCGAGCCCGTCTGCGACGGCGTGTTCGACCTGCTCGAGTACACGCTCGAGCGCACGGGGCCCAAGCCCGTCCTGCTCGAGCGCGACCAGAACATCCCGCCGCTCGACGAGCTGCTGGCCGAGGTGCGGCAGCTCTCGGAGATCTACGAGCGCGCGACCGCCGCTCACGAGAGCAGCGATCCCAAGAGCAGGGACGCGGCGGAGTGA